From a region of the Primulina eburnea isolate SZY01 chromosome 7, ASM2296580v1, whole genome shotgun sequence genome:
- the LOC140835728 gene encoding uncharacterized protein, with protein MAKAFLLKYFPPSKTKKMRADITTFSQFEQESLYEAWERYKDLLQRCTHHELPLGLVVQTFNYGLISSNRTMIDAAACGNLLRKTAEEGYELLEEMAASSYHPQSERNSQRRNAGVHKVTDFSAVTAQIEALNRKIDNMNVGQPYGKQPMYRSDPPREEKSNLEQMMSKFILATETRLQNQDASIKGLENQIEQLAKMIASREPGTLPRNTETNPKEQVKSIALRNGKVLELEEKEKGDQGKEAVGTVRTQVFKKFHINIPFVDALVKMPSYAKFLKDILANKQKLEDHITVKLTDNCSALVQNQIPPKLKDPGTLCDLGASINLMPLSIFRKLVLGEPKPTQMSLQLANGSVKHPREVKEDVLVKVGKFTFPTDFVVLDMEEDREMPLILRRPFLATGKAVIEVQEEKLRLRDAMKNPLEATLTTKLKEDELDEEKSARVAYCNANHQWKKPERMKLEDMGDQRDLTTQKSSIEEPPTRELKPQPPHLKYVYLKRTKLAPDKRI; from the exons ATGGCTAAGGCATTCCTCTtgaaatactttcctccatcgaAAACCAAGAAGATGCGAGCGGACATAACCACTTTCTCTCAATTTGAGCAAGAGTCACTCTACGAGGCTTGGGAGCGCTACAAAGACTTATTGCAAAGATGCACACATCATGAGttgcctcttgggttagttgtccAAACTTTTAACTATGGTTTAATTTCATCTAACCGAACCATGATAGATGCTGCGGCATGCGGAAATCTGTTGAGGAAAACGGCCGAAGAGGGGTATGAGTTActagaggagatggctgctagcagctatcaccCTCAATCTGAGAGGAACTCTCAGCGAAGGAATGCAGGAGTACAcaaggtaactgatttttcagCTGTCACTGCACAAATAGAAGCACTTAACAGGAAAATAGACAATATGAAC GTAGGACAACCGTATggaaaacaaccgatgtacagatctgaTCCTCCtcgagaagaaaagtccaatttggagcaaatgatgtctaagttcatTTTAGCCACCGAGACTAGACTACAGAATCAGGATGCATCAATAAAGGGGCTAGAGAATCAGATTGAGCAGTTAGCAAaaatgatagcaagtagagagccagGCACCTTGCCAAGAAACACTGAGACTAACCCGAAAGAGCAAGTGAAATCTATAGCATTGAGGAATGGAAAAGTGCTTGAACtagaggaaaaagaaaaaggggATCAAGGAAAAGAAGCGGTTGGTACGGTACGCACACAG gtatttaaaaaatttcacaTCAATATTCCTTTTGTTGATGCCTTGGTGAAAATGCCGAGCTATGCTAAATTTCTGAAAGACATTTTAGCTAACAAGCagaagttggaggatcacatcACGGTAAAATTGACTGATAATTGCTCTGCATTGGTTCAAAACCAGATCCCACCAAAgctaaaagatccaggga ctttatgtgatcttggtgcgagcaTTAATCTTATGCCTTTATCTATATTCAGGAAACTTGTATTGGGCGAGCCTAAACCAACACAgatgtccttgcaactagcTAACGGATCCGTCAAACATCCACGAGAAGTCAAAGAAGATGTGTTGGTGAAAGTGGGAAAGTTTACATTTCCTACAGATTTTGTGGTGCTTGACATGGAAGAGGATAGGGAGATGCCTTTGATTTTAAggagaccattccttgcaactggcaaggccGTGATTGAAGTGCAAGAAgagaagttgagattgaga GATGCTATGAAGAACCCATTGGAAGCCACGCTCACCACTAAATTGAAGGAAGATGAACTTGATgaagaaaaatctgcaagagTGGCGTACTGTAACGCCAACCATCAATGGAAGAAGCCAGAAAGGATGAAATTGGAGGACATGGGAGATCAAAGAGATTTGACAACTCAAAAGTCAAGCATTGAGGAACCGCCGACACGTGAGCTAAAACCACAACCTCCACACCTGAAGTACGTGTACTTAAAGCGTACAAAGCTAGCACCTGACAAGCGTATTTGA